A part of Flavobacteriaceae bacterium GSB9 genomic DNA contains:
- a CDS encoding glycoside hydrolase family 95 protein: MTKKTKLFFYFFILTVGIHTVSAQLSKELKLWYDEPAEIWNEALPLGNGRLGAMVFGDPAIERLQLNEETIWAGSPNSNAHDKALVALPKVRQLIFDGKYAEAQALATSDIRSQTNNGMPYQTFGSVFISFPGHQDYTDYYRDLNIENASAKVKYTVDGVTFTREILTAFEDDVIVVRLSADKPGQITFNTFMNSPFDKTKTTTEDNQITLSGVSSTVEGQKGRVKFQGRMTAKNKGGTIVVRNGILSVENADEVTLYISIATNFVNYKDISADYVAKSKSILDKAIENDFESIKKAHVAYYQKFFNRVTLDLGITDVSKETTDKRIKKFDSQFDPHLAAMYFQFGRYLLISCSQPGGQPANLQGIWNDMLFPPWESKYTMNINAEMNYWPSELTNLTEMHEPFIQLAREVAETGKETARIMYDADGWVLHHNTDIWRITGPIDMAASGMWPTGGAWVCQDLWERYLYTGNKAYLKEIFPILKGAAEFFLDFMIKDPNSGYLVIVPSNSPENTHAGEDGKSTIAAGTTMDNQLVFDLFTNIMKATKILNKDKDFTKKLQNALDKMAPMQVGKHGQLQEWLIDWDDPEDHHRHVSHLYGLFPSNQISPFKTPELFQAAKTSLMFRGDESTGWSMGWKVNLWARLLDGDHAYKLLQDQLHLVLPDQKDGGGTYPNMLDAHQPFQIDGNFGCTAGIAEMLMQSHESAIHLLPALPSVWSQGEITGLKARGGYELDLSWKKNKVSVLKITSKFDGNCRLRSENPLTFSNGKALKRAKGKNLNPLFFEVEVKKPIISEKADIEKLKLPKYYEYDVPMKTGETYTFYGK; this comes from the coding sequence ATGACAAAAAAGACTAAGCTATTTTTTTATTTTTTCATACTTACAGTAGGAATTCATACGGTTTCTGCCCAATTATCTAAAGAATTAAAACTTTGGTACGATGAGCCGGCCGAAATTTGGAACGAAGCTCTGCCATTGGGCAACGGTCGTTTGGGGGCCATGGTTTTTGGAGACCCTGCGATAGAACGATTGCAGCTCAACGAAGAAACCATTTGGGCGGGTTCGCCAAACAGTAATGCACACGACAAAGCCTTGGTGGCGTTGCCTAAAGTACGCCAATTAATTTTTGACGGCAAGTATGCCGAAGCACAGGCCTTGGCCACGTCCGATATTCGTTCGCAAACCAACAACGGCATGCCGTACCAAACGTTTGGAAGTGTGTTTATTTCCTTTCCGGGTCATCAAGATTATACCGATTACTATCGCGATTTAAATATTGAAAATGCCTCAGCTAAAGTTAAATATACTGTGGATGGTGTTACATTTACACGCGAGATTTTAACCGCTTTTGAGGATGATGTCATTGTGGTTCGATTGAGTGCCGATAAACCCGGTCAGATAACGTTCAATACCTTCATGAACAGTCCGTTCGATAAAACCAAAACAACTACTGAAGACAATCAAATCACACTTTCCGGGGTGTCCAGTACGGTAGAAGGTCAAAAGGGGCGTGTTAAGTTTCAAGGGCGTATGACGGCTAAAAACAAAGGCGGAACAATAGTGGTTAGAAACGGTATTTTAAGCGTTGAAAATGCCGATGAAGTCACATTATACATTTCAATCGCCACTAATTTTGTAAACTACAAAGATATATCGGCAGATTATGTTGCCAAGAGCAAATCGATTTTAGATAAAGCCATTGAGAATGATTTTGAAAGTATAAAAAAGGCGCATGTAGCCTATTATCAAAAATTTTTCAATCGTGTAACGCTGGATTTAGGAATTACGGATGTTTCAAAAGAAACAACAGATAAGCGTATCAAAAAATTCGATAGTCAATTCGACCCGCATTTAGCAGCCATGTATTTCCAGTTTGGTCGTTATTTACTCATTTCCTGTTCGCAACCCGGTGGTCAACCTGCTAACTTGCAGGGCATTTGGAACGATATGTTGTTTCCACCATGGGAAAGTAAATACACGATGAACATTAATGCTGAAATGAATTATTGGCCATCAGAATTAACCAACCTTACAGAAATGCACGAGCCGTTCATCCAATTGGCACGCGAAGTGGCCGAAACGGGAAAGGAAACGGCAAGAATTATGTACGATGCCGATGGTTGGGTGCTACACCACAATACCGATATTTGGCGCATTACCGGCCCCATTGATATGGCAGCATCAGGTATGTGGCCTACCGGAGGAGCCTGGGTGTGTCAGGATTTATGGGAGCGTTATCTGTACACAGGAAACAAAGCCTATTTAAAAGAAATTTTTCCAATTTTAAAAGGCGCGGCAGAGTTCTTTTTAGATTTTATGATTAAAGACCCTAATTCGGGGTATTTAGTTATTGTGCCTTCAAATTCTCCGGAGAACACCCATGCAGGCGAGGACGGAAAATCCACTATTGCAGCTGGAACCACTATGGACAATCAGTTGGTTTTCGATTTGTTCACCAATATCATGAAAGCCACGAAAATTCTTAATAAAGATAAAGATTTCACCAAAAAGCTTCAGAATGCCTTAGATAAAATGGCACCAATGCAAGTTGGTAAACACGGTCAGTTACAAGAGTGGCTCATAGATTGGGACGACCCCGAAGACCACCATCGTCATGTTTCTCATTTATATGGTTTGTTTCCGAGCAATCAAATTTCACCGTTTAAGACTCCAGAATTATTTCAGGCGGCCAAAACCTCTTTAATGTTTAGAGGCGACGAATCCACAGGTTGGTCTATGGGCTGGAAAGTGAACCTCTGGGCGCGATTGTTGGATGGCGACCATGCTTACAAATTACTCCAGGACCAATTGCATTTGGTATTGCCAGACCAAAAAGATGGTGGCGGCACCTACCCGAATATGCTCGATGCACACCAACCGTTTCAAATTGATGGTAACTTTGGCTGTACGGCTGGCATCGCCGAAATGTTAATGCAAAGTCATGAAAGTGCCATTCACTTACTACCAGCATTACCGAGTGTTTGGAGCCAGGGCGAAATTACTGGCTTAAAAGCTCGAGGTGGATACGAATTGGATTTATCGTGGAAAAAGAATAAAGTTTCTGTTTTGAAAATCACCTCGAAATTTGATGGTAATTGTCGATTACGTTCTGAAAACCCGTTGACATTTTCAAATGGAAAAGCATTGAAACGTGCCAAAGGGAAAAACCTAAATCCGTTATTTTTTGAAGTGGAGGTAAAAAAACCGATTATTTCGGAAAAAGCCGATATCGAAAAACTAAAATTACCAAAGTATTATGAGTACGATGTGCCCATGAAGACCGGAGAAACGTACACATTTTACGGAAAATAA
- a CDS encoding acetylxylan esterase yields MCKINKHIIGLLLLVFCFKQILAQTSDTNFTVPVTETIKKIETIFNIKVKDNDQLLKDKVLEYGDWRIQQSNLEVSLANVLAPFNLVAFNDGRGVYEIRKFQAHRVSEDVAEERLSYLSHLYHDKVEWKARKTKLKSCMISAFGLDKAPPAPNTAPILTEKRIYDGYSIENIGLEILPGVYTTGSIYKPYPQIEKSAIVITPNGHFGNGRYRESEQIRCAMLAKMGAIVINYDLFAWGESRLQFPSWAHRNSIASTIQVLSGMRLLDYATILEFADSTRVGITGGSGGGSQTMFLSALDDRVSVSVPVVMVSANHSGGCPCESGRGIHLCANGTNNAEIAAMAAPKPQLIISDGKDWTKNVPEVEFPFIERIYSFYDKKEVLKNAHFKNEGHDYGLSKRLAMYQFMTKHLNLDLKRVTNKQGKIDESSCEIEPYENLYVFGNKEENLPENAIKDIDKLYALFGEKNLREHDKKD; encoded by the coding sequence ATGTGTAAAATAAACAAACATATAATTGGTCTGTTGTTACTTGTATTTTGCTTCAAGCAAATATTAGCACAAACTTCAGATACTAATTTTACGGTTCCAGTTACGGAAACCATCAAAAAAATTGAAACCATTTTTAATATTAAAGTTAAGGATAACGACCAATTGCTTAAGGATAAGGTTTTGGAATACGGCGATTGGCGTATTCAACAAAGTAATTTGGAGGTCAGCCTGGCTAATGTGTTGGCGCCTTTCAATTTAGTCGCTTTTAACGATGGTAGAGGTGTTTATGAAATTAGAAAATTTCAAGCCCACCGGGTTTCAGAAGATGTCGCCGAGGAGCGTTTGTCGTATTTGTCGCATTTATATCACGATAAGGTAGAATGGAAAGCTCGCAAAACCAAACTCAAATCGTGCATGATAAGTGCCTTTGGCTTGGATAAAGCACCACCCGCACCCAATACAGCGCCTATTTTAACCGAAAAAAGGATTTACGACGGTTATAGCATTGAAAATATCGGATTGGAAATTCTTCCCGGAGTTTACACTACGGGTTCTATTTATAAACCGTATCCACAAATTGAAAAATCAGCTATTGTAATTACCCCTAACGGCCATTTTGGTAATGGGCGTTACCGAGAAAGCGAACAAATACGTTGCGCAATGTTGGCCAAAATGGGAGCCATTGTGATTAATTACGACTTGTTTGCTTGGGGTGAATCTAGGTTACAATTTCCGTCGTGGGCCCACCGAAACAGTATTGCATCAACTATTCAAGTATTGAGCGGTATGCGTTTGTTGGATTATGCCACAATCTTAGAATTTGCTGATAGTACTAGAGTTGGCATTACCGGAGGCTCTGGTGGTGGTTCGCAAACCATGTTTTTGTCGGCCTTAGACGATAGGGTTTCCGTTTCGGTTCCCGTAGTTATGGTATCGGCCAATCATTCGGGTGGTTGCCCATGCGAAAGTGGACGTGGCATTCATTTATGTGCTAATGGGACCAATAATGCAGAAATAGCTGCCATGGCTGCACCAAAGCCTCAATTGATTATTTCTGACGGAAAAGATTGGACAAAAAACGTACCCGAAGTGGAGTTTCCTTTTATAGAGAGAATCTATAGCTTTTACGATAAAAAGGAGGTTTTGAAAAATGCCCATTTTAAAAATGAGGGGCACGATTACGGACTTTCAAAACGATTGGCTATGTATCAATTTATGACTAAGCATTTGAATCTGGATTTGAAAAGAGTAACCAATAAGCAGGGTAAAATTGATGAATCATCTTGCGAAATTGAACCCTATGAAAACTTATACGTTTTTGGAAACAAAGAAGAAAACTTGCCCGAAAATGCCATAAAAGACATTGATAAATTATACGCGCTATTTGGAGAGAAAAATTTAAGAGAACATGACAAAAAAGACTAA